Proteins encoded in a region of the Triplophysa rosa linkage group LG6, Trosa_1v2, whole genome shotgun sequence genome:
- the pde1a gene encoding dual specificity calcium/calmodulin-dependent 3',5'-cyclic nucleotide phosphodiesterase 1A, with translation MDSLANDTDGLENSLKYSKCDQTEKMWMRLKGMQKYKSTSQRLRCLVKQLDKGEVNVVDLRKNIEYAASVLEAVYIDETRRLLDTEDELSDIQADSVPMEVRDWLASTFTRKMGVVRRRPEEKPRFRSIVHAVQAGIFVERMYRRTSNMAGLTYPPSVITALKDVDKWSFDVFTLQEASSEHALKFLVYELLTRYDLITRFRIPVSSLVSFVEALEVGYSKHRNPYHNLIHAADVTQTAHYLMLHTGVMHWLTELEILAMVFAAAIHDFEHTGTTNNFHIQTRSEVAVLYNDRSVLENHHVSAAYRLMQEDEMNILVNLSKDDWRELRTLVIEMVMSTDMSCHFQQIKTMRNALQQPEGIDKAKAMSLMLHAADISHPAKGWKLHYRWTQALMEEFFRQGDKEAELGLPFSPLCDRKATMIAQSQIGFIDFIVEPTISVLVDTTEKIISPLIEEAIRSGGVHRSSTTGRGSAAVVESVQRHSGLGSNDDQGGTTDYSLRSIDQKRIRHLLSEIIQNNKERWKELSVQELANKEHERISEQEEKPMRNAQVTLSHSSPAGGSHDSESKSLNELNNTDSTHSSQDSLDLQSSQSPTEGQGEGSPEDHSSETLPWNGKTA, from the exons ATTGAGATGTCTGGTGAAACAACTGGATAAGGGTGAAGTGAATGTTGTAGATCTGAGGAAGAACATTGAATATGCAGCTTCAGTTCTCGAGGCCGTGTACATCGATGAAACCCG ACGCCTGCTGGACACTGAAGATGAGCTCAGCGATATCCAGGCAGATTCTGTGCCCATGGAGGTGCGTGATTGGCTGGCCTCCACCTTCACCAGGAAGATGGGTGTGGTGCGCAGACGTCCCGAAGAGAAGCCCCGGTTCCGCAGTATCGTTCACGCCGTTCAAGCCGGGATCTTCGTCGAGCG AATGTACAGAAGAACCTCCAACATGGCAGGATTGACGTACCCACCATCTGTGATTACGGCTTTAAAG GATGTTGATAAATGGTCATTTGACGTCTTCACGCTCCAAGAGGCCAGCAGCGAACACGCTCTGAAGTTCCTGGTGTACGAGCTGCTCACCAGATACGACCTGATCACCCGCTTCAGG ATACCGGTTTCCTCTTTAGTGTCCTTTGTGGAAGCTCTGGAGGTGGGTTACAGCAAGCACAGAAACCCGTACCACAATCTGATCCACGCTGCGGATGTCACACAGACAGCTCACTATCTGATGCTACACACCGGGGTTATG CACTGGCTTACTGAACTGGAAATATTGGCCATGGTGTTTGCGGCTGCTATCCACGACTTCGAACACACCGGAACGACCAATAACTTCCACATCCAGACCAG ATCAGAAGTGGCCGTCCTCTACAACGATCGCTCGGTCCTGGAAAACCACCATGTGAGCGCAGCCTACAGGCTGATGCAGGAGGACGAGATGAACATCCTTGTCAATCTCTCAAAAGACGACTGGAG AGAGCTGCGTACGCTGGTGATCGAGATGGTTATGAGCACAGATATGTCATGCCATTTCCAGCAGATCAAGACTATGAGGAACGCACTGCAGCAGCCTGAAGG CATAGACAAGGCTAAAGCCATGTCTCTGATGCTGCACGCGGCAGATATCAGTCACCCCGCTAAAGGCTGGAAACTGCACTACCGTTGGACGCAAGCCCTGATGGAGGAGTTCTTCAGACAG GGTGACAAGGAAGCAGAATTAGGGCTGCCATTTTCTCCTCTGTGTGATCGGAAAGCCACCATGATTGCCCAGTCTCAGATAg GGTTCATCGATTTTATCGTGGAGCCCACCATCTCTGTTCTGGTTGACACCACGGAGAAGATCATCAGTCCGCTCATAGAGGAAGCTATAAGATCTGGTGGTGTCCATAGATCAAG CACGACGGGACGGGGCTCGGCCGCGGTGGTGGAGTCGGTACAGAGACACAGCGGTCTGGGTTCAAACGACGATCAGGGCGGCACTACGGACTACTCGCTGAGGAGCATCGACCAAAAACGAATCCGACATCTGCTCTCTGAGATCATTCAGAACAACAAGGAGCGCTGGAAGGAGCTGTCAGTTCAAG AGTTGGCCAATAAGGAACACGAGAGGATCTCGGAACAGGAAGAGAAGCCCATGAGGAACGCACAGGTCACGCTGTCCCACAGCAGTCCGGCAGGAGGGAGTCACGATTCTGAGTCGAAGTCCTTGAACGAACTCAACAATACAGACTCGACTCACTCTTCCCAAGACTCTTTGGATCTTCAGAGTTCCCAGTCCCCTACGGAGGGCCAGGGCGAAGGTTCCCCCGAGGACCACAGCTCAGAAACTCTGCCTTGGAACGGTAAAACCGCCTGA